One genomic window of Entelurus aequoreus isolate RoL-2023_Sb linkage group LG07, RoL_Eaeq_v1.1, whole genome shotgun sequence includes the following:
- the dnajc5ab gene encoding dnaJ homolog subfamily C member 5 — MEQQRQRALSTSGESLYIVLGVDKSATTEDIKKCYRKLALKFHPDKNPDNPEAAEKFKEINNAHSILSDGTKKNIYDKYGSLGLYVAEQFGEENVNTYFVLSSWWAKALFVFCCLSTGCYFCCCLCCCCNCCCGKCKPRPPMDQEPEFYVSPEDLEAQMTADERDGSNEPIVMQPSSATETTQLTADAHHSYRTDAY; from the exons ATGGAGCAGCAGAGGCAGAGAGCTCTGTCCACGTCAGGGGAGTCGCTGTACATTGTTCTGGGAGTGGACAAGAGCGCCACCACAGAGGACATCAAGAAATGTTACAG GAAACTGGCGTTAAAGTTTCACCCGGATAAGAATCCCGACAATCCGGAAGCTGCGGAGAAGTTCAAAGAGATCAACAACGCCCACTCCATCCTGAGCGACGGCACCAAGAAGAACATCTACGACAAGTACGGTTCTCTGGGTCTGTACGTGGCCGAACAGTTTGGAGAGGAGAACGTCAACACCTACTTTGTTCTGTCCAGCTGGTGGGCCAAG gcCTTGTTTGTCTTCTGCTGCTTGTCCACCGGCTGTTACTTCTGCTGCTGCCTGTGCTGCTGCTGCAACTGCTGCTGTGGCAAATGTAAACCTCGGCCCCCCATGGACCAGGAGCCCGAGTTCTACGTGTCCCCCGAGGACCTGGAGGCCCAGATGACAGCAGACGAAAGAG ATGGCAGCAACGAGCCCATCGTGATGCAGCCGTCCTCCGCCACAGAAACCACACAGCTCACTGCCGACGCCCACCACAGCTACAGAACGGACGCATACtag